A region of Antricoccus suffuscus DNA encodes the following proteins:
- a CDS encoding polysaccharide deacetylase: MKLPRGQAYLIALAVVVVIAFSITVATSGETGTQSAADESTVSSSSPPSSSPSASSKSSAPNKPKSQSGPNFEIKALKSGEKPPQFIIFSFDGAGSHQKWLTFSATAKKVKAQFTGFLTGLYLLDDAHKSAYVGPGHAAGKSSVGFGGTKDEVYQMINDLNKAKAAGHEIGTHFNGHFCAGAEPSANKWDAAAWNSELDQFFSFLTNYAQINGYTDAPKLTVTPADIQGERTPCLEGDSDQYFPALLAHNMRYDTSKVSNGIQWPTLINGVWEFWMPSVTVPALGTKVIAMDYNFWYKFNKAKDEPGRAPEFTKMVLDTYQSMYAAALNGNRAPLVIGNHFNNWSGNAFNPAVDAFMAAACNKPETVCTTYQNVLKWMAVQDPAILAGLLAQPPTAN, translated from the coding sequence ATGAAGTTGCCGCGGGGGCAGGCTTACCTCATCGCGCTCGCTGTCGTTGTCGTCATCGCGTTTTCGATCACGGTTGCCACCAGTGGTGAGACCGGCACTCAGAGCGCCGCGGACGAGTCCACGGTCTCATCGTCGTCGCCGCCATCAAGTTCACCTTCTGCGTCGTCGAAGTCGTCGGCGCCGAATAAGCCAAAAAGCCAGAGCGGCCCAAACTTCGAGATCAAGGCGCTCAAGTCTGGCGAAAAGCCGCCCCAGTTCATTATCTTCAGCTTTGACGGCGCGGGCAGCCACCAGAAGTGGCTGACCTTCAGCGCTACGGCAAAGAAGGTCAAGGCCCAGTTCACCGGATTCCTTACCGGGCTGTACCTCCTCGACGACGCACACAAATCGGCGTACGTCGGACCCGGGCACGCGGCCGGGAAGTCTTCGGTCGGCTTCGGCGGGACCAAGGACGAGGTCTACCAGATGATCAACGACCTCAATAAGGCGAAGGCCGCCGGTCATGAGATCGGCACGCACTTCAATGGACACTTCTGTGCCGGTGCGGAGCCCAGTGCTAACAAATGGGACGCCGCGGCATGGAACAGCGAACTCGACCAGTTCTTCTCCTTCCTGACCAACTATGCGCAAATCAACGGCTACACCGACGCGCCGAAACTGACGGTCACGCCCGCAGACATTCAAGGTGAGCGCACGCCCTGCCTTGAGGGCGACTCCGATCAGTACTTCCCGGCGCTCCTGGCACACAACATGCGCTATGACACAAGCAAAGTCAGTAACGGAATCCAATGGCCGACGCTGATCAACGGAGTCTGGGAATTCTGGATGCCGAGCGTGACGGTTCCCGCGCTTGGCACCAAGGTCATCGCGATGGACTACAACTTCTGGTACAAGTTCAACAAAGCGAAGGACGAACCCGGGCGGGCACCGGAGTTCACCAAGATGGTGCTCGACACCTATCAGTCGATGTACGCCGCCGCCCTGAACGGCAACCGGGCGCCATTGGTCATCGGCAACCATTTCAACAACTGGTCGGGAAATGCCTTCAACCCGGCCGTCGACGCCTTCATGGCGGCGGCCTGCAACAAGCCAGAAACCGTGTGTACGACGTACCAGAACGTCCTGAAGTGGATGGCCGTCCAGGACCCCGCCATTCTCGCCGGGCTGCTCGCCCAGCCTCCGACGGCTAACTAG
- a CDS encoding AfsR/SARP family transcriptional regulator, giving the protein MIADLWDEDRLRDPAHALQAQVSRLRSTLPIEIEFLHGGYRVDPTTFRTDAARFERLYKQSRWLLADGDLNQAADCLHEALGLWRGDALEGLHAVAALHIESVRLAKLHAAALADRIDVDLALERGAAMVPELHVLVEEQPFLERHWGQLMTALYSGGNTHEALETFSRARGIFVEHLGVEPSGELCGLHMQILREEPPESLLRLPTASTARGEPGNTDDIPRDTSALSVTSNRPSALLSLLDDKRALILTGPAGIGKTHLLRTLAATFESQHRLAPLLSASPLSKTIPLGVFLGTAGSIPEDRFTPAALIDFFTRQRSQAVLLVDNVDQLDDTSLFVITALIRTSGLPAVMTIHDLNNAPQEITALYDSGELSQVAVEGLTAADVDELAIHMVGGPLTPDTRPRILEIASGNPLHLREIITGSLHEGRLAHTVHGWELQGTPTPTSRLARLVGERFDVLNDAALEAAASVAIAGEYPADALDESDRRALARADVLEFTEHGWLRLSHPLDAEILRARCSDVLWHELTRDVVQVLLEGAQERPEARRRAHVLALDLNEEIDPEATIALAEHALASFDERLALRAAEAVVARMPASVDGHRIAAQAASALRMSEVADEHFGRATENAVTGAERTAVALARGCHLGLVHHDAAEALKIINEALTEVDGPIEVAHLQRARTRWAAVAGQGGEVANAPAEASDAASALGMITVGVSGVITGPLEDAQRVLLRLREVPDDIIDLVPGGAALIELTEIMALSNTGDVIATRRRLEETITQTTEQAPEALGMWEYALGFSHLLSGDSKRAYEIGQSAAAHLAWRDAAGLLPAAQALAAAAAQANGRTTEARKLFDAVPAAAAHDPKVVMLRAWADAWQAKTERRDGDAAHTLINAAQWMLAAQHTFFAGMLAHCAVRVGAVGGGEQLSDAVTILHEAEAVAGGGLLDIFVRHGEATLAGDHAALDLIAGDAHELGMESTATDTWQALLRSSDETSLPASKERHLRRLIGRVHTEAPTMVLWTALAS; this is encoded by the coding sequence GTGATTGCCGATTTGTGGGACGAGGATAGGCTCCGCGATCCGGCCCACGCCCTGCAAGCGCAGGTCTCGCGGTTACGGTCGACGCTTCCCATCGAGATCGAGTTCCTCCACGGCGGATACCGTGTCGACCCGACGACGTTCCGGACTGATGCTGCGCGTTTTGAGCGACTCTACAAGCAGAGCCGTTGGCTCCTGGCCGATGGAGATCTCAACCAGGCAGCCGATTGCCTGCATGAAGCACTCGGGCTGTGGCGCGGCGACGCCCTCGAAGGCCTGCACGCTGTTGCCGCACTACACATCGAATCGGTGAGATTGGCCAAACTGCACGCTGCGGCACTCGCGGACCGCATCGACGTGGACCTCGCGCTCGAACGAGGCGCCGCGATGGTGCCCGAACTCCATGTTCTTGTCGAAGAGCAACCGTTTCTTGAACGGCATTGGGGCCAACTGATGACGGCACTGTACAGCGGTGGTAACACTCATGAAGCCTTGGAGACCTTCTCCCGTGCCCGAGGAATTTTCGTCGAACATCTCGGTGTCGAGCCAAGCGGTGAACTATGCGGACTGCATATGCAGATATTGCGGGAGGAGCCGCCCGAATCGCTTCTACGTTTACCCACCGCAAGCACGGCTCGGGGTGAACCCGGGAACACAGACGACATCCCAAGGGACACGTCCGCGTTGTCGGTGACCTCAAACCGCCCCAGCGCCCTGCTGTCGCTCCTGGACGACAAGCGGGCGCTGATTCTGACCGGCCCTGCTGGGATCGGCAAGACTCACCTCTTGCGAACCCTTGCAGCTACTTTCGAGAGCCAGCATCGGCTGGCGCCGCTACTTTCAGCCAGCCCCCTCAGCAAGACCATCCCACTCGGCGTCTTCCTCGGCACGGCCGGTTCCATTCCCGAAGACCGGTTCACGCCAGCCGCGCTGATTGACTTCTTCACGCGTCAGCGATCCCAAGCGGTGCTGTTGGTGGACAACGTTGACCAACTGGATGACACCTCTCTCTTTGTCATCACGGCTCTGATCCGTACTTCCGGACTGCCAGCCGTCATGACCATTCATGACCTCAATAACGCTCCCCAAGAGATCACGGCGCTGTATGACAGTGGCGAACTCAGCCAGGTGGCGGTCGAGGGATTGACCGCCGCCGACGTCGATGAACTCGCTATCCACATGGTGGGCGGACCGCTGACTCCGGACACCCGGCCTCGCATTCTCGAAATCGCCAGCGGAAACCCACTGCACCTGCGAGAAATCATCACCGGATCGCTTCACGAAGGCCGCCTCGCCCACACCGTCCACGGCTGGGAGTTGCAGGGCACACCGACACCGACATCGCGGTTGGCGCGCCTGGTCGGTGAAAGGTTCGACGTACTGAACGACGCGGCGTTGGAGGCTGCGGCCTCGGTAGCCATCGCTGGCGAGTACCCGGCCGATGCTCTCGACGAATCCGATCGACGAGCGCTGGCTCGTGCCGATGTCCTGGAGTTCACCGAGCACGGGTGGCTTCGTCTGTCACATCCGCTGGATGCAGAGATTCTTCGCGCGCGTTGCTCCGATGTCTTGTGGCATGAACTCACCCGTGATGTGGTGCAGGTGCTGCTTGAGGGCGCACAAGAGCGACCCGAAGCGCGGCGCCGTGCACATGTCCTGGCCCTCGACCTGAATGAGGAGATCGACCCCGAAGCAACGATCGCGCTCGCCGAGCACGCGTTGGCCAGCTTCGATGAACGCCTTGCACTACGTGCCGCCGAGGCGGTCGTCGCTCGCATGCCTGCATCGGTCGATGGCCACCGGATCGCGGCGCAGGCGGCATCGGCGCTGAGGATGTCCGAGGTGGCCGATGAACACTTCGGTAGGGCCACCGAGAATGCCGTCACCGGGGCTGAACGGACAGCTGTGGCTTTGGCCCGCGGTTGTCATTTAGGGCTTGTTCATCACGATGCCGCCGAGGCCCTGAAAATCATCAATGAAGCGCTGACAGAAGTCGATGGACCCATTGAAGTCGCACATCTGCAACGCGCTCGGACGCGCTGGGCTGCCGTGGCGGGTCAGGGGGGCGAGGTGGCGAACGCGCCCGCTGAGGCTTCAGATGCCGCGAGCGCCTTGGGCATGATCACGGTTGGAGTATCAGGAGTGATCACCGGTCCACTCGAAGATGCCCAACGTGTTCTGCTCAGGCTGCGCGAGGTGCCCGATGACATCATCGATCTGGTACCTGGCGGTGCTGCGTTGATCGAATTGACCGAGATCATGGCGTTGTCCAACACCGGCGACGTCATCGCGACACGCCGGCGTTTGGAAGAGACGATCACTCAGACAACCGAACAGGCACCCGAGGCGCTCGGGATGTGGGAGTACGCGCTGGGTTTCAGCCACCTCCTGTCCGGCGACTCCAAACGGGCATACGAGATTGGCCAGTCGGCCGCCGCTCACTTGGCGTGGCGTGATGCTGCCGGACTGCTCCCAGCCGCCCAGGCACTTGCCGCCGCAGCAGCCCAGGCAAACGGGCGCACGACCGAGGCCCGCAAGCTCTTCGACGCCGTACCAGCCGCTGCCGCCCACGACCCCAAAGTCGTCATGCTGCGAGCCTGGGCAGACGCATGGCAAGCCAAGACCGAACGACGCGACGGGGACGCCGCACACACGCTCATCAATGCTGCACAGTGGATGCTCGCGGCGCAGCACACATTCTTCGCCGGAATGCTCGCACACTGTGCAGTACGCGTCGGCGCGGTCGGCGGCGGCGAGCAACTCAGTGATGCGGTCACGATTCTTCATGAGGCTGAGGCGGTCGCCGGTGGAGGACTGTTGGACATTTTTGTGCGTCACGGTGAGGCGACCCTCGCTGGCGACCATGCCGCACTGGACCTGATTGCCGGTGACGCCCATGAGTTGGGGATGGAGAGTACGGCCACCGATACGTGGCAGGCGCTGCTCCGCTCCTCTGATGAAACCTCACTGCCAGCGTCGAAAGAAAGACATTTGCGTAGATTGATCGGTCGCGTGCACACCGAGGCGCCAACGATGGTGCTGTGGACCGCGCTCGCTAGCTGA
- a CDS encoding Bax inhibitor-1/YccA family membrane protein, which produces MTNAALKHVVEGAKSQSPSASYQNWNVPGRPAGPGQPGGQYGQPDPQMGQPGMPYGQPGMQQMPGQPGYQPQYQPAPPQQKTSAAGYMTMDDVVIKTGISVATVVAAAIATWVIFGPTDINDSNGMGTVMGIAIGGAIIGFVLALVNSFKRTPSAPMVLLYCVAEGAFLGGISGVFEMMYPGIVIQAIIGTAGVFLGMLIVYRTGAIRVTPKFQRWLTAAVIGAVVLMLFNLGYYLFTGEMSLLRDGGPLAIGFSLLMIGIAAFTFLSDFDMADQAIRRGAPKNFAWGIAFGLIVSIVWLYIEILRLLSYFRD; this is translated from the coding sequence GTGACCAACGCAGCCCTTAAGCACGTCGTGGAAGGCGCGAAATCGCAATCGCCGTCCGCGTCGTACCAGAACTGGAATGTTCCCGGGCGTCCCGCTGGCCCCGGCCAGCCAGGCGGCCAGTACGGGCAGCCGGACCCCCAGATGGGTCAACCGGGCATGCCGTACGGCCAGCCGGGCATGCAGCAGATGCCCGGGCAGCCTGGATACCAGCCGCAGTACCAGCCGGCTCCGCCGCAGCAGAAGACTTCGGCTGCCGGTTACATGACCATGGACGACGTGGTCATCAAGACCGGCATCAGCGTGGCCACCGTGGTCGCGGCCGCAATCGCGACCTGGGTGATCTTCGGCCCGACGGACATCAACGACTCGAACGGTATGGGCACCGTGATGGGTATCGCCATCGGCGGTGCCATCATCGGCTTCGTACTTGCCTTGGTCAACTCGTTCAAGCGCACCCCGAGCGCACCGATGGTGCTGCTTTACTGTGTGGCCGAGGGTGCGTTCCTGGGCGGCATATCCGGCGTGTTTGAGATGATGTATCCGGGGATCGTCATCCAGGCGATCATCGGCACCGCGGGAGTCTTCCTTGGCATGCTGATCGTTTATCGCACGGGCGCGATCCGGGTGACGCCTAAGTTCCAGCGGTGGCTCACCGCGGCAGTCATCGGCGCCGTCGTGCTCATGCTGTTCAACCTTGGCTACTACCTGTTCACCGGCGAAATGTCGCTCCTTCGCGACGGCGGTCCGCTCGCGATCGGCTTCAGCCTGTTGATGATCGGCATCGCGGCCTTCACGTTCCTGTCCGACTTTGACATGGCCGACCAAGCTATCCGTCGGGGCGCTCCCAAGAACTTCGCGTGGGGCATCGCCTTCGGCCTGATCGTCTCGATCGTTTGGCTCTACATCGAGATCCTGCGGCTGCTGTCGTACTTCCGCGACTAG
- a CDS encoding class I adenylate-forming enzyme family protein has protein sequence MDIGYLTRQTTWDLRQLDPDRPALSLEDEVTWTYGELHAQSNAYANSLLGLGVGKGDRVAILMHNSMEYWALYLGIVKIGAIAVRLNFRLTSAELEFVIGDSGTTVLCLDDGDGLAERIDAVRDRLDVRAYFCLATGERPAVPHWARAWDELAGGSREEPPAERPSDDDAAMLMYTSGTTGRPKGALWTHGNTAWFAAIQAMRWKFGPETVAMVNGPLYHVGGIEDSSIAALATGGHVVIIRSGKFDIRRVLQIAAHHGVTDVFLFPFMIYEMIDLPDLDGLDLSKMKRILSGGDPVLPYAISWLVERYPIEFVQVYGLTEGTPIIAASQGDEALRYPNSVGRPMPFSEISIRDDEGGVLPAGETGEIWTRSPVVCGEYWGRPDATAETFVDGWCRTGDNGYTNEAGLLVVSGRKKDMIRSGGENIYPAELEDVLIRHEAVQDVAVIGVPDPKYNETVCAVIVQAPGKTLTEQEIVEFSREHLAGYKKPRFVVFVSELPRTPSGKIMKFVLREKYQGIPQDTKPLS, from the coding sequence ATGGACATTGGTTATCTGACCCGGCAAACGACGTGGGACTTGCGACAGCTCGATCCGGATCGTCCGGCGCTATCACTCGAGGACGAGGTCACCTGGACATACGGCGAGCTCCACGCCCAGTCCAACGCCTATGCCAACAGCCTGCTCGGGCTCGGGGTCGGTAAAGGCGACCGGGTCGCAATCCTGATGCACAACTCAATGGAGTACTGGGCGCTGTACCTCGGCATCGTCAAGATCGGCGCGATCGCCGTACGCCTCAACTTCCGGCTCACGAGCGCGGAGTTGGAGTTCGTCATCGGCGACTCGGGCACGACAGTCCTGTGCCTGGACGACGGCGACGGGCTCGCCGAACGCATCGACGCAGTCCGAGACCGACTCGACGTGAGGGCGTACTTCTGTCTGGCGACCGGTGAGCGGCCGGCTGTGCCGCACTGGGCCCGTGCTTGGGATGAGCTAGCGGGCGGCTCGCGGGAGGAGCCCCCGGCCGAGCGCCCGTCGGATGACGACGCGGCCATGTTGATGTATACCTCCGGCACCACGGGGCGTCCCAAGGGCGCGCTCTGGACCCACGGCAACACGGCCTGGTTCGCCGCTATACAGGCAATGCGCTGGAAGTTTGGGCCCGAGACGGTAGCGATGGTCAACGGTCCGCTCTACCACGTCGGCGGCATCGAGGACTCCAGCATCGCCGCGCTTGCCACCGGCGGGCATGTGGTGATCATCCGCAGCGGTAAATTCGACATTCGCCGGGTGCTACAGATCGCCGCGCACCACGGTGTCACCGACGTTTTCCTCTTCCCGTTCATGATTTACGAGATGATCGACCTGCCCGATCTGGACGGGCTCGACCTGTCCAAGATGAAGCGGATTCTCTCGGGTGGTGACCCGGTGCTGCCGTACGCCATCAGCTGGCTGGTGGAGCGCTATCCGATCGAGTTCGTCCAGGTCTACGGGCTCACCGAGGGTACGCCGATCATCGCCGCCAGCCAGGGTGATGAGGCCCTTCGCTATCCCAACAGCGTCGGTCGGCCAATGCCGTTCAGCGAGATATCGATCCGGGACGATGAGGGCGGCGTACTGCCTGCCGGCGAGACTGGCGAGATCTGGACCCGTAGCCCGGTCGTATGCGGGGAATACTGGGGCCGGCCGGACGCGACCGCAGAGACGTTCGTCGACGGATGGTGCCGCACGGGCGACAACGGCTACACCAATGAGGCCGGCCTCTTAGTCGTCTCTGGTCGCAAGAAGGACATGATCCGCAGCGGCGGCGAGAACATCTATCCGGCCGAGCTCGAAGATGTGCTGATTCGGCACGAAGCCGTCCAGGACGTCGCGGTGATCGGCGTACCGGATCCGAAGTATAACGAGACCGTCTGCGCGGTGATCGTACAAGCGCCGGGAAAGACACTGACTGAGCAGGAGATCGTGGAGTTCTCCCGTGAGCACCTCGCGGGCTACAAGAAGCCGCGGTTCGTCGTGTTCGTCTCAGAACTGCCACGTACGCCGTCGGGCAAGATCATGAAGTTCGTACTGCGCGAGAAGTACCAGGGCATTCCGCAGGATACCAAGCCGTTGTCCTAA
- a CDS encoding acetyl-CoA C-acetyltransferase, translated as MPEAVIVATARTPIGRAMKGSLASFRPDDLTVLAIQAAMEKVPQLDPTMIDDLILGCGLPGGQQGSNMARVVGIELGWDTVPGTTVTRYCSSSLQTTRMAMHAIRAGEGDVFISAGTELVSSFQYGNSDNIPNTQNPIFDEAKARSAKLADGGVDSWVDPRTEGNLPDVYIAMGQTAENVARLKGITREEMDAFGVRSQNLAEKAINDGFWEREITPVTTPDGTVVSKDDGPRAGVTLEAVSQLKPVFRPDGLVTAANCCPLNDGSAAVVIMSDTKAKELGLKPLARIVSTGVTGLSPEIMGLGPVEATKKALHYAGMTIDDIDLAEINEAFAAQVIPSYRELGLPEEKVNVNGGAIAVGHPFGMTGARITGTLLNSLEWHDKSIGLETMCVGGGQGMAMVLERLN; from the coding sequence TTGCCTGAAGCAGTAATCGTCGCCACCGCCCGCACGCCAATCGGCCGTGCCATGAAGGGCTCGCTGGCTAGTTTCCGTCCTGACGACCTGACCGTGCTCGCTATCCAGGCAGCAATGGAAAAGGTCCCCCAGCTCGATCCCACCATGATCGACGACCTAATCCTCGGCTGCGGCCTGCCCGGTGGCCAGCAGGGTTCCAACATGGCTCGCGTCGTCGGCATCGAGCTCGGCTGGGACACCGTCCCGGGCACCACTGTGACCCGATACTGCTCGTCGTCGTTGCAGACGACCCGGATGGCCATGCACGCGATCCGCGCCGGTGAAGGCGATGTGTTCATCTCGGCCGGCACCGAACTGGTCTCGTCGTTCCAGTACGGCAACTCCGACAACATCCCGAATACCCAGAACCCGATCTTCGACGAGGCCAAGGCGCGCAGCGCGAAGCTCGCCGACGGCGGCGTCGACTCGTGGGTCGACCCGCGCACCGAGGGCAACCTCCCGGACGTCTACATCGCGATGGGCCAGACCGCGGAAAATGTCGCGCGACTCAAGGGCATCACCCGCGAAGAGATGGACGCTTTCGGCGTACGGTCTCAGAACCTCGCCGAGAAGGCCATCAACGATGGTTTCTGGGAGCGCGAGATCACCCCGGTCACGACTCCTGATGGCACCGTGGTTTCCAAGGACGACGGCCCGCGCGCCGGCGTCACCCTCGAGGCGGTCAGCCAGCTCAAGCCGGTGTTCCGTCCCGACGGTCTCGTCACGGCAGCCAACTGCTGCCCGCTCAACGACGGCTCGGCAGCGGTCGTGATCATGAGTGATACCAAGGCGAAAGAGCTCGGCCTCAAGCCGCTGGCTCGCATTGTCTCCACCGGCGTCACCGGCCTCTCGCCGGAGATCATGGGCCTCGGCCCGGTCGAGGCGACCAAGAAGGCGCTGCACTACGCCGGTATGACGATCGACGACATCGACCTCGCCGAGATCAACGAGGCGTTCGCCGCCCAGGTGATCCCGTCGTACCGCGAGCTCGGTCTCCCGGAGGAGAAGGTCAACGTCAACGGCGGCGCGATTGCGGTTGGTCACCCGTTCGGCATGACCGGCGCGCGCATCACCGGCACACTGCTCAACTCGCTGGAATGGCACGACAAGTCCATCGGCCTCGAGACGATGTGCGTTGGCGGCGGTCAGGGCATGGCAATGGTCCTTGAGCGTCTGAACTAG
- a CDS encoding phosphotransferase family protein, which translates to MSATREPEIIGLDGPKVQKWIDGLGIGAQLPLTFSRVGAGQSNLTFLVTDTDRGRWVLRRPPLGKLLASAHDVAREHRILTSIEDSSVPTPAVYGLCTDPEVTDVPLMLVEYVDGRVIDDLATAEALTEDQRRRTGLSLARTLGKVHEVDLEATGLDTLASHKPYAERQLKRWRMQWEGSHSRDVPLVNELADRLAAAVPEQRELALVHGDFHLLNVITDPTSCEVSAVLDWELCTLGDPLADVGGLLAYWPQQGDLPVPHAAPTLPGFPTHAQLVAEYAAATGRDTSDVGFWHVLGLWKIAIISDGVRRRAEDDPRNAYQVRSGPSRDEIIDALLARAAREADAIGL; encoded by the coding sequence ATGAGCGCGACACGCGAGCCGGAGATCATTGGCCTTGACGGGCCGAAGGTGCAGAAGTGGATCGACGGGCTTGGGATCGGTGCTCAGCTGCCACTCACGTTCTCGCGCGTCGGCGCTGGTCAGTCCAACTTGACGTTTCTGGTGACCGACACTGATCGCGGCAGATGGGTACTTCGCCGGCCTCCTCTGGGCAAGCTCCTTGCCTCGGCGCACGACGTTGCCCGCGAACATCGCATCCTCACCTCGATCGAGGATTCGTCCGTGCCAACGCCCGCGGTCTATGGATTGTGCACCGACCCAGAAGTGACCGACGTACCGCTGATGCTGGTGGAGTACGTCGACGGCCGGGTCATCGACGATCTAGCCACCGCAGAGGCGCTCACCGAGGATCAGCGCCGGCGCACCGGACTGTCGCTCGCGCGCACTCTCGGCAAGGTGCACGAGGTCGATCTGGAGGCCACCGGCCTGGACACCCTGGCCAGTCATAAACCGTACGCCGAACGCCAGCTCAAGCGGTGGCGGATGCAATGGGAGGGGTCGCACTCGCGGGACGTGCCCTTGGTCAACGAGCTGGCCGATCGGCTCGCCGCCGCGGTGCCCGAGCAGCGCGAGCTCGCATTGGTTCACGGCGACTTTCACCTGCTTAATGTGATCACGGATCCGACCAGCTGCGAGGTATCGGCCGTACTGGACTGGGAGCTGTGCACGCTCGGCGATCCGCTGGCCGATGTGGGCGGGCTGTTGGCCTACTGGCCGCAGCAGGGTGACCTGCCGGTGCCGCATGCCGCGCCGACCCTGCCCGGGTTCCCGACCCACGCGCAACTGGTTGCCGAGTACGCCGCCGCGACCGGCCGGGACACCTCCGACGTCGGGTTCTGGCACGTGCTCGGTCTCTGGAAGATCGCGATCATCAGCGACGGTGTGCGCCGCCGCGCGGAAGACGACCCGCGCAACGCATACCAGGTCCGCAGCGGACCCTCACGCGACGAGATCATCGACGCGCTGTTGGCGCGCGCCGCGAGAGAAGCCGACGCTATCGGGCTGTAA
- a CDS encoding GDSL-type esterase/lipase family protein, producing the protein MSMMMDTVASRSRSTYNARRLATIAGTGLAAGLALGVATLGGVLAAQVSSAKRRPMVDPRTAPEVGGSGGTDSATRIKFALLGDSLAISVGAHKVEDSLGGRIGQGIVNAGYKVDVTSVAVANSRTSDVRIQVSRALITSEDDPYDVALIVVGSLDSTSWGSISEISRAMLRAVSSLRSGGVQVVVATAPDLGAVRCVGAPLRTLWSWRSRKIAAAQAAAAEDAGATVINLAEELGPLFRADPGTICPDGFHPSPDGYRLIAERLIPAIRSACERSTKSRA; encoded by the coding sequence ATGAGCATGATGATGGACACGGTCGCCAGTCGGAGTCGTTCGACGTACAACGCTCGAAGGTTAGCCACGATCGCGGGGACCGGTCTCGCCGCCGGTCTCGCACTCGGCGTTGCCACGCTTGGCGGCGTACTGGCCGCGCAGGTCTCGTCGGCCAAACGACGCCCGATGGTCGACCCGCGTACCGCCCCCGAGGTCGGCGGGTCTGGAGGAACCGACTCCGCGACGCGGATCAAGTTCGCGTTGCTCGGCGACAGCCTCGCGATTAGCGTCGGCGCCCACAAAGTCGAGGACTCGCTCGGCGGGCGAATCGGTCAGGGCATCGTCAACGCCGGTTACAAGGTCGACGTCACCAGCGTCGCGGTCGCCAACTCACGCACCTCCGATGTGCGGATCCAAGTCAGCCGCGCCCTCATCACCTCCGAGGACGATCCTTACGACGTCGCGTTGATCGTGGTCGGATCGCTGGACTCGACCAGCTGGGGTTCGATCAGCGAGATATCACGCGCCATGCTGCGCGCGGTCAGCTCGCTGCGCAGCGGCGGCGTTCAAGTCGTCGTCGCCACCGCCCCCGACCTCGGGGCCGTGCGCTGCGTCGGCGCACCGTTGCGCACGCTGTGGAGCTGGCGCTCACGCAAGATCGCGGCCGCGCAGGCAGCGGCCGCCGAAGACGCCGGCGCGACGGTGATCAACCTGGCCGAGGAGCTCGGTCCGCTGTTTCGGGCCGACCCCGGGACGATCTGCCCGGACGGCTTCCACCCATCACCGGACGGTTACCGGCTGATCGCCGAACGCCTCATCCCCGCCATACGGTCGGCCTGCGAGCGCTCGACCAAGTCCCGCGCCTAG